The Syngnathus typhle isolate RoL2023-S1 ecotype Sweden linkage group LG11, RoL_Styp_1.0, whole genome shotgun sequence genome contains a region encoding:
- the LOC133162488 gene encoding taste receptor type 1 member 3, which yields MAVCLNLLVLCWMMRLTCCVTSPAWFQNITTNIFNLSGDIMLGGLFAINQLSSNLSQRTEPNDIRCESLDKLELGRALVMKYTVDEINANQALLPGIKLGYEIYDTCKETAVVVRPTLSFLTAKNSGELSVECNYTDYETSMVAVIGPSNSEMVSVIGKLLGFFLIPQISFAATSNKFSNKLAYPSFFRTVPSDTWQVDAIALLLKEFAWNWVAVVGSDEEYGQQGALEFTKKTETMSICVAYQGMIPIYSDPVEVVKNIIDNIQATNVKVVVVFALSDPAEVFFKEVIKRKIKGVWIASESWVVHNRLTSIPDIQTIGTIIGFTYKAHTLDLLPAYTETLFTKLSAERMTSNDAPKLNDPCPECWNLSPANVSIVMDAAVQRASFSVYAAIYSVALSLHNMLGCNSTNCNWDAETRILPWKLLRMLQNTSFNINGKHLVFDSSGNPNMGYDVIEWIWTESHLEFRVVGSFNKELSINKSLFKWHTENLQVPESTCSAACGMGQVRRVKGFHSCCFDCIDCEPGTYQANKEDIQCTPCPEGQWSQILSTNCSEPTFDVLSWDKPAALHLGLGGALLLLCQVAVGVVMLRHWRTPMVAASGGPLSFLVLFSLIGACLSMELFLRQPGDTVCRLQLPLISIFQTIALSVITAISLQIFVITEFHDKATSHLQTLRGPACWLFLLICCAVQAGLGSWFIQEGPSLTDHVAHMEINFLRAFLSCPMIPMVGLALMQGLNVLMALLSFMCTFMATKPPHQYYLARDITFSTLIYCITWVTFIPIYTGLDERKRYTILIGVNLFGNFGLVAGYYFPKCHLLLRKPELNTMEYFCTFLEGTMPANEDPQPQHN from the exons ATGGCTGTATGTTTGAATCTGCTGGTTCTGTGCTGGATGATGAGGCTGACATGTTGCGTGACTTCACCTGCATGGTTTCAGAACATCACCACTAATATCTTCAATTTATCTGGAGACATTATGCTGGGTGGCCTTTTTGCCATCAACCAGCTGAGCAGCAACCTCAGCCAGAGGACAGAGCCAAATGACATCCGCTGCGAAAG TTTGGACAAACTGGAACTGGGCCGTGCATTGGTGATGAAATACACGGTGGatgaaatcaacgccaaccaaGCGCTGCTCCCCGGCATCAAGCTGGGTTATGAAATCTACGACACGTGCAAAGAAACCGCTGTAGTTGTAAGGCCCACTTTGTCTTTCCTGACTGCAAAAAACAGCGGTGAGCTATCTGTGGAGTGCAACTACACCGACTACGAGACCAGCATGGTAGCTGTGATTGGACCTTCCAACTCTGAGATGGTGTCGGTCATTGGAAAACTTCTGGGATTCTTTTTGATTCCGCAG ATCAGCTTTGCTGCCACCAGCAACAAATTCAGCAACAAGCTCGCCTACCCATCGTTCTTCCGCACAGTGCCCAGTGACACATGGCAGGTTGACGCCATTGCGCTTCTGCTAAAGGAGTTTGCTTGGAACTGGGTGGCAGTGGTGGGCAGCGATGAAGAGTACGGCCAACAAGGCGCACTGGAGTTCACCAAAAAAACTGAGACCATGTCGATATGCGTGGCCTATCAGGGCATGATACCGATCTACAGTGACCCTGTAGAAGTGGTCAAAAATATCATTGACAACATCCAGGCCACCAATGTCAAAGTGGTGGTGGTCTTTGCTTTATCAGACCCGGCTGAAGTCTTCTTCAAAGAG GTTATCAAGAGGAAAATAAAAGGCGTGTGGATTGCCAGCGAAAGTTGGGTCGTTCACAATCGCCTGACATCCATCCCCGATATTCAAACCATCGGTACGATCATCGGATTCACCTACAAAGCGCATACCTTGGATCTGCTACCAGCCTACACTGAGACGCTTTTTACAAAACTGAGCGCCGAGAGGATGACGTCCAATGATGCACCAAAGCTCAACGATCCCTGTCCAGAATGTTGGAACTTATCCCCTGCAAACGTGAGCATAGTCATGGATGCTGCAGTGCAAAGAGCGTCTTTTAGTGTGTACGCCGCCATTTACAGTGTTGCACTCTCATTGCACAACATGTTGGGATGCAACTCGACTAACTGTAATTGGGATGCCGAGACCAGAATTCTACCTTGGAAG ttgTTACGAATGTTACAGAACACATCTTTTAATATTAATGGCAAACATTTAGTGTTTGACAGTAGCGGAAACCCTAATATGGGTTACGATGTGATCGAGTGGATCTGGACCGAGTCACATTTAGAATTTCGAGTTGTTGGAAGCTTTAATAAAGAGCTGTCTATCAACAAGTCTCTCTTCAAATGGCACACTGAAAACTTACAG GTACCTGAATCCACCTGCTCAGCGGCATGTGGGATGGGCCAGGTCCGCAGAGTCAAAGGCTTTCATTCGTGCTGTTTTGATTGCATTGACTGTGAGCCGGGCACGTATCAGGCCAATAAAG AGGACATCCAGTGTACTCCATGCCCTGAAGGCCAGTGGTCTCAGATTCTCAGCACGAACTGCTCTGAACCTACCTTTGATGTTTTGTCCTGGGACAAACCCGCCGCACTTCATCTGGGATTGGGCGGGGCACTGCTGCTGCTATGTCAGGTCGCTGTAGGTGTCGTGATGCTCCGGCACTGGCGGACCCCCATGGTGGCAGCCTCTGGTGGGCCCTTGAGTTTTTTGGTGCTGTTCAGCTTGATTGGAGCCTGCCTCAGCATGGAGCTCTTCCTGAGGCAGCCAGGAGACACGGTGTGTCGCCTTCAGCTGCCCCTCATCTCCATTTTCCAAACCATTGCTCTCTCTGTTATCACAGCCATTTCCCTGCAG ATATTCGTCATAACAGAATTCCACGACAAGGCCACCTCTCATCTACAGACACTTCGAGGTCCCGCTTGCTGGCTGTTTTTGCTCATCTGCTGCGCTGTGCAGGCCGGTTTGGGCAGCTGGTTTATCCAAGAAGGGCCCTCGTTGACAGACCATGTGGCCCATATGGAAATAAATTTCCTCAGGGCCTTCTTGTCATGTCCGATGATACCGATGGTTGGACTGGCCTTGATGCAAGGCCTCAATGTTTTAATGGCCCTTCTGTCATTTATGTGCACCTTCATGGCAACAAAACCTCCGCATCAATACTACCTTGCCCGCGACATCACCTTTTCCACTCTCATTTATTGCATAACTTGGGTGACCTTTATTCCAATCTATACGGGTCTGGATGAAAGGAAAAGGTATACTATTTTGATTGGCGTCAATCTGTTTGGCAACTTCGGACTAGTGGCAGGTTACTACTTCCCAAAATGTCACCTACTATTGAGGAAACCTGAGCTCAACACCATGGAGTACTTTTGCACTTTTTTGGAGGGTACGATGCCAGCTAATGAGGACCCACAACCTCAGCATAACTGA
- the odad1 gene encoding coiled-coil domain-containing protein 114 yields the protein MSRGRITRSAHSDSSDVDADGTELEKAKLLRQYRIMDADRQAYSIQARQQLRKQQQEIEKLSAEQEELRHKLSACKSLSRQKRDKKDADSLQALMEQRDRLEEELEKETQHQKELQKEISKMEMKLKELRKENANTSDTQGSAHRQNQETMRTLENKLQGVLTRFNEQLTKNSHLREELQTLHIERVRFQRLHDRLVQELQDLRKKTAEIITLSTAAHDARVEAQSKLAIMREKAEKELAQYSTEMRELERILSHESGLKDFFTTKYSEMLGQEGTDAASGLNEDGTTDSSKESPDDLETFFQKIQSITGEANPELLVSSFIQAEDRNFALFNFVNEQNNEAEALREQINHIQEEMEHFQERRLRQEEDHHARLRDVDARKTDVELQTEDVENRAVVLRKVLDEVKTGVSSIVSKVECDMEDTICDNNIMPYLALVEQKTNQLLTIQAYLDNKEIGKDYNPSDLPKFLFGQNPETLQENITIQTAIQSVDYETDNSLVVDEEERPLSQGELRRRILEGVLQRENASLKSTTKNFKMSPRVLEETTMAQI from the exons ATGTCCAGGGGAAGAATAACGAGAAGTGCCCATTCAGACAGTAGTGATGTAGATGCTGATGGTACAG aATTAGAGAAAGCCAAGTTGCTGAGACAGTACCGAATCATGGATGCAGACCGGCAGGCTTACAGCATTCAGGCCCGGCAGCAATTACGGAAACAACA gcaGGAGATCGAGAAGCTGAGTGCCGAGCAGGAGGAGCTTCGGCATAAGCTCAGTGCTTGTAAGAGCTTGTCCCGTCAAAAGAGGGACAAAAAGGATGCAGACAGCCTTCAAGCGCTGATGGAGCAAAGAGATCGCCTagaggaggagctggagaaagaaacacaacatcaaaaagAGCTGCAAAAAGAG ATCTCAAAGATGGAGATGAAGCTGAAAGAGCTGAGGAAAGAGAATGCCAACACAAGTGACACCCAAGGATCTGCCCACAGGCAGAATCAGGAGACCATGCGCACCCTGGAGAATAAACTGCAAGGA GTCTTAACCCGATTCAATGAACAGCTGACTAAGAACAGCCACCTCCGGGAGGAGCTGCAGACTCTCCATATTGAACGCGTTCGTTTCCAGCGGCTACACGACAGGCTGGTCCAG GAGCTCCAAGATCTCAGGAAGAAGACTGCTGAAATAATCACTCTGTCGACTGCAGCCCACGATGCAAG gGTGGAGGCTCAGTCCAAGTTGGCGATAATGCGAGAGAAAGCAGAGAAGGAGCTTGCCCAGTACAGCACGGAGATGAGAGAACTGGAGAGGATTCTTTCACACGAGTCCGGCCTCAAAGACTTCTTCACAACCAAATACAGCGAGATGTTGGGCCAGGAGGGGACAGATGCCG CGTCAGGTTTGAATGAGGACGGGACTACAGACTCGAGTAAGGAGTCACCAGATGACTTGGAGACCTTTTTCCAGAAGATTCAGTCTATCACTGGAGAGGCCAACCCAGAATTGCTGGTCAGCAGTTTCATCCAGG CTGAAGACCGTAACTTTGCACTTTTCAATTTTGTAAACGAGCAAAACAACGAAGCTGAAGCTCTGCGGGAGCAAATCAATCAT ATCCAGGAAGAGATGGAGCACTTTCAAGAAAGACGTTTGCGACAGGAAGAGGACCACCACGCTCGGCTGAGAGACGTAGATGCGCGGAAGACGGACGTCGAGTTGCAAACTGAGGACGTTGAGAACCGTGCCGTCGTCTTACGTAAAGTCCTGGATGAGGTTAAAACAG GAGTGAGCAGTATTGTCTCTAAAGTGGAGTGTGACATGGAGGACACCATCTGTGATAACAATATTATGCCCTATTTGGCTTTGGTGGAGCAGAAGACCAACCAGCTCCTCACCATACAAGCTTACCTCGATAACAAG GAAATCGGCAAGGACTACAATCCCTCCGATCTGCCCAAATTTCTTTTTGGCCAAAACCCAGAGACACTCCAGGAGAATATTACCATTCAAACTGCAATCCAAAG TGTGGACTATGAAACGGACAACTCGCTTGTCGTCGATGAGGAAGAGCGGCCTCTTTCTCAGGGGGAACTCCGTAGAAGAATATTGGAAGGA GTTTTGCAAAGAGAGAATGCAAGCTTGAAGTCGACAACAAAAAACTTCAAAATGAGCCCACGTGTTCTCGAGGAAACAACGATGGCACAGATCTGA